AGCCTGGTgcaaatatctcaaaaattcatCCATAGCCCAAACAAACTCAATCGAGCTacagcatgttattttcaaacaGCCAACTTGCAGCCCTACAATTATTCAAAGAAGCACACAGCAGCTTATTTTGAGATCATGGTGCTTCCTGGTTAATAGCATCACTGTagaaaattaaacaatcacCTCTAGGAAAATACAACAGGCCAGGAGAAATTTTCTTGCAAACATTGAATATTATTTGATCATTGATTTTTAGATCTTGCTTTTTTGGaggaactctctctctctctctctctctctctctctatctatctttAGATAATATTCTTTACTGTAGAAAGATCCAACATATATCCTCTTCTCAGTTCTGCACTTTCTTCTTGTTCTCTCTACACTCTGCTTCTTCTGAGTTCAGTATCAAAGGAGGCCACTGTCAACAAGAAGGATATGCATAATTGACTGCATAAAATTTTAGACCTTTTCTTTTAACATAAATGTTTGTGAACTACTTTTTATAGATAACTTCATGGGCCTAATGAGACGCTTTGTGAAAGTATCCACATAGAATATGCTCTATATACCCAAACCATGTAGATAGATACATAGCAGTTTTGTAATCCAGCCATGTTGCTCATCAAAAAAGTAACATAGTGAGCTCtccagaaatttaattaaatgcaagaagTAAATACATCATGCACCAACTGTCAACTACTGAATGgaaaaactgaaatataaaccTCATAATCTAGAATAGTAAAATGTGAAGCAGTaagtatattaattaataagaaagaCCGCTCAAATCTTCTATGAAGTTTCACCATAAATAATAAAGAGACTAGTGActcttctcaaaataaaaacaaacacacacacaaacacaaaactTAAAAACTATATCCAAAGATATCATTTTGCTTGACAAATCATTCCAAATATGGAGCTAATAGCCATGCTCCCAAAGAATGGCATGAAAATTGACAACAGTAAGTTCACTACCATTTACATCAAAAAGCAACACTGAGGTGAAATTTTCATATAACACAACTTTTATTCTAGATACAAATGGCTGGGTGTAGCTAGAAGTAGCACTAAACTAGCATGAAGAAAAGGCAGGGAAGAGAATCTAACCAAGCTTTGTTCCAACAAGAACAATTGGGACCCCAGGAGCATAATGCCTTAATTCAGGAATCCACTGAGAATTAACAACACAACACAATAAGCATACATCAGCATGCCATCTAATTACACAGCAACACACATTAACTTAAgaaaagacatccagatatcttTACAGGAAAAATTCATCTCTACCTTTTTTGATACATTTTCATAGCTTGCCTTGCTAATTAGAGAAAATGCAAGTATAAATACATCAGCCCCGCGATAGCTTAGAGGTCTTAATCTATTGTAATCCTCTTGACCTGTTCCAAGAGATAAACAAGTTAATCCAGCACCGTGAAAAGTTTGTTGAATAAGGTGAGCAGATATGCTGGCTGATGAATATACCTGCTGTGTCCCACAAACCTAGGTTAACAGTGCTCCCATCAACAACCACATTTGcactaaaattatcaaaaaccGTCGGCACATAATCCTGTTCCCATTTGCATAACAGGTTAGTAATAAAGTCATCCGGAAGTCAAGTTATTGTTGAAAAAGATTGAACGACATTGTTGCTACAGAAAAAATTGAACATAAATATCAATATAATCCCAGTTAAATGATAAGGAATATGAACGGCAAAAATTCCCATTATCATTCCAAGAGCAGGTAAACTAAGACCTTCATACACGACCAAAGCAGCCTTGCTGTTCAGTGCCTATAATATTTGGACAGCTTAAGCCAGAAAAGCGAGAGCTTAATTGCAGAAGCAGTTTTGCTTGCCCCCAAAATTTCAGTTGATTAAGTTCAAGGacccaaaattttcaatctgattcttgaaattttcatttcGTTCAAGAAGTTTGCCTAGAAGGTTTAGAAGAGCCTGAAAGAACAAACTGGACAAAGAGCAATCTTCCCCTTCCATATCTCTCCACCTTCCCCGAGAAACAGACCGAACACGAAATATCAGGCTTTTTTCTTCGAGATGTCGCATTGACCGGGCAAAGAAAACCCTAATTTGCCCAGTTCAGGACACCACTCGTTGAAGAACTAAAAATACGATCTATAAAAACGACAATCGCTTGTTCACAATGCCACatcaaaaaaccctaatttcctTACTCGAAACAGAGAAGCAACAAACAACAAATTGGGAGAAAGTACTCACAGTGGGAAAGGTGTTGCTAGTGTAGGAGATAAGCATACAAGTCTTGCCAACGGCTCCGTCGCCGACGGTGACGCACTTGATGAACCTGGAGGCGCTCATCTTCTCTTCGCCGGCGAACGACGACGTgctcaccaccaccaccaccaccaccaccgcactctccttttctttcttagcCCGGTCTCCTCCTCCACTTTAACCTCTAATACATCTGTATATAACGattaaacaaaaggaaaaagaaaaacatattcGCAATTACACAacaaaaaacactaaaaaagtgaaaaacccaatcatcaattatataaaAGAAAACCCTCATTTTGGAGATAATAATGTGGATAATTACATGATGCCTAACTGCACAGCCACATTCATGGcgatggcgagagagagagagagagatagagagagaggggtttTGGCAATGGAGGATTGAGACAGCTCTAAGCCAGCTATATATTTGCTTTAACTGATCAGCAAAGCCCACCGCAACCACTCCCTCCATTTGGTTATTATAATTTCCACAGAAGGGGCCTTTCTTTCTATTTAAGTCAATGTCTGTAAAGCACGCTTTACTTACTATTAATActgtattttcttcattttctcttttccgTCGAGTTTTTTCTTTCCCCTGATATCTGAcgcaattattttttttatttttaaaagttatagtatttgttaaaataaataaaataaattatattaagattGGAATGCTTTATAgatcaagatataaaatagttaaaataaaacTGTgaagtatttcaaaatttttattaaattttttgaaatacattaaAAGACACAAgcgtcatttttattttatctgtacggaccaagataaatttatctagagaatgagagataaatttatctaaaaaaattcaaatacgaAGTtacgtgattttttttttgaaaatcgtcaaataaatttaacaaacataatgaaaaatacttttattcaaaatatttttcatatctcattttttcaatctatatattaacaaacactaccttagtGGTTACATTATTCTCTTTACTATTCAaattagctttttttttttaaaaaaataacaacttaTAAATGTTTTACCCTTTTATCTCATGCTCCATTAAAATTTTGCCATCAACTATTCTTAAAAGCAACCTATTATACTAGTAAGACCTTTTTTTAAGGGTgggtaaattttaaaataattatttaaaatatattgataacttatgtcttttaaaaaatgttgTCAATCtcttttaagattaattaaggAGTATTACATATCCCTCtactattaaataataatagcaaATTTTATTAGAAACTCCAAAGTTTGACTATTTAGCTACAATTAAAaggacaaaaaaataaaaagaatccaTTGGCAATAGACAATGGAAGAATTGTGAtggttcttcttctttggaAGAACCCATTGGCCTaatgacaaagaaaaaaaaaaaaggagattgagggagaaaaacaaaaatagaaaggtaaaaaaaataattaacgaTGAGTTTCTTCTTTGTGACAATAATGGTACACTGCGAGAGatgaagatataaaaatatatatgtaaggaAATTAGGTATAGAGAGATAGAATGAGATTTTATCAATAATAGGGTTTATTTTTCATTGTCAAcgatgtttttcaaaaattgattgatCGTAATTAgtgtttttcataaataattagTAACGGAttacttatattttaaataaaataattttttttattaaatttaataatacatttaatttaattataaatatatctatatctactttattatttaagtaaaaattatatttagtgtaccaaattctaaattttttaaaatctctttatacattttacattaaaaatttatttaataatttaaactaaTAACTCCTAAATTGTAACACagtaaaagtaattttattattgtatctatacttatttttatttaaaatttatttataaaaattaaattacaaccACCAAATGCCTATCGTAAAAAATTACAACCATTTAAAACCTCTGTAAATTCAACTtccaataaaattatcaaagtacaagcaatcaattttatttagagTACAAATTAcatcattattttatatattttatattcataataaattaattgttatattttaatttttgtcatcatgattactaaattttaattttgttaaaatttatttttttaaattttttgtcaaaatttattatcaaaaattaacgtaacatgcattaatataaattcaaaaattatttaattgtgcaatctaagttaattttaatagaaagtg
This window of the Diospyros lotus cultivar Yz01 chromosome 5, ASM1463336v1, whole genome shotgun sequence genome carries:
- the LOC127801569 gene encoding rac-like GTP-binding protein 5, giving the protein MSASRFIKCVTVGDGAVGKTCMLISYTSNTFPTDYVPTVFDNFSANVVVDGSTVNLGLWDTAGQEDYNRLRPLSYRGADVFILAFSLISKASYENVSKKWIPELRHYAPGVPIVLVGTKLDLREDKQFFVDHPGAVPITTNQGEELRKLIGAAAYIECSSKTQQNVKAVFDAAIKVVLQPPKQKKKKKKKGQKACSIL